The following are encoded in a window of Castanea sativa cultivar Marrone di Chiusa Pesio chromosome 5, ASM4071231v1 genomic DNA:
- the LOC142636243 gene encoding ras-related protein RABA1f produces the protein MGAYRADDDYDYLFKVVLIGDSGVGKSNLLSRFTKNEFSLESKSTIGVEFATRSIRVDEKVVKAQIWDTAGQERYRAITSAYYRGAVGALLVYDVTRHVTFENVERWLKELRDHTDANIVIMLVGNKADLRHLRAVSTEDAKAFAERENTFFMETSALESLNVENAFTEVLTQIYHVVSRKALEVGDDPAAVPKGETINVGTKDDVSAVKKVGCCST, from the exons ATGGGGGCTTACAGAGCAGATGATGATTACGATTACTTGTTTAAGGTGGTGCTGATCGGGGACTCCGGTGTTGGCAAATCGAACCTGTTGTCGAGGTTCACGAAGAACGAGTTTAGCCTTGAATCCAAGTCCACCATTGGGGTCGAGTTCGCCACCAGAAGTATTCGTGTTGATGAAAAGGTTGTCAAGGCTCAGATTTGGGACACTGCTGGCCAAGAAAG GTATCGTGCAATCACAAGTGCCTATTATCGAGGTGCTGTTGGTGCTTTACTAGTCTATGACGTTACCCGCCATGTTACATTTGAAAATGTGGAGAGATGGCTGAAGGAGCTTCGGGATCACACAGATGCCAACATTGTGATCATGCTTGTAGGAAACAAAGCGGACCTGCGGCACCTGCGAGCAGTTTCCACTGAAGATGCCAAAGCATTTGCTGAACGAGAGAACACCTTTTTCATGGAAACATCTGCCCTTGAGTCCTTGAACGTTGAGAATGCCTTCACAGAAGTGCTGACCCAAATTTATCATGTTGTAAGCAGGAAGGCCCTGGAGGTTGGGGATGACCCAGCAGCTGTACCCAAAGGAGAAACAATCAATGTTGGAACCAAGGATGATGTATCAGCTGTGAAGAAAGTTGGATGTTGCTCTACTTGA
- the LOC142634023 gene encoding uncharacterized protein LOC142634023, with product MTDNHQDPNQKLPSSSKKTPTQINTANTEANFSGQNIRYPNPPDAANPDAATLREQWRFAIRQYSKWYSHAWGTAILAGVSFFALGWVIKGSNPLPSLHDKPPESSSDSSSSSSSSSANDANEARR from the coding sequence ATGACTGATAATCACCAGGACCCCAATCAAAAACTGCCCTCTTCTTCTAAGAAAACTCCCACTCAAATCAACACCGCCAACACCGAAGCCAACTTCTCGGGTCAAAACATCCGATACCCGAACCCACCAGACGCAGCGAATCCGGACGCAGCAACGCTCCGAGAGCAATGGAGGTTCGCCATTAGACAATACAGCAAATGGTACTCTCATGCTTGGGGCACCGCCATTCTTGCTGGTGTCTCCTTCTTTGCACTCGGTTGGGTCATCAAGGGCTCTAATCCTCTGCCTTCTTTACACGATAAGCCCCCTGAGTCTTCCTccgattcttcttcttcttcttcttcttcctctgccAATGATGCAAATGAAGCTCGCCGGTGA